A segment of the Gemmatimonadota bacterium genome:
GGCTGCGCCGTGGCTGAAGTCGCGCTCGATCTGCGCCTCGTTGGCCCAGCGCTTCCCGACGCGCAGGAAGGCGAGGTTACGGAAGCCGTACTCGAAGCCGACCGCGGTCTGCAGGTCGGTGTCAATGGCGTCGTTCAGGTCCCACACCAGGCGCAGCGACTGGTCGGGGTTGGGCGCGATGATGGCCGCCGCATCCCCGATCAAGTCCGCGACCACGCTGAAGCGGAAGGCGGTGGGGAGCTGCACCTCCTGAGTGCCGGCCCGGAGGTCAATGTCGCGGACGAAGTCCCCGACCTGGCTCTCGGAGCCTCCCGTGCTGATACGCCGGTTCAGCTCCTTGCCCTCCATGCGGCCCGAGGAGCCGACATTCTGGAGGCTGGCTCCCAGCGTGATGCCGTAGAGGCCGGTGTGGAAGATGGTCCCGAGATCGAAGGCAAGGAAGTCGGCCTTGGCTTCGGGGATCCCCTCCTCGATGTACTTGACGGCGCCGCCGACAATGAGCCGGTCGGTGATGGGCCGGGCGAAGTGCGCGCCCACGGCCAGGCTGCGCCACTCGAAGTCCGTGCGCAGGGGGTCGGTATCGCCGACCCGGCCGTTGGCCTGCATGTACCCCGAGTTGGGGAAGGCTTCGTTGGTCCAGGGCATCTCGCCGCTGGACAGCGTGTTCACGCTGATGCCCAGGCGGCTGAGCCCGACGGGGAGGACCACGCCGGCAAAGGTGTGGTTGATGTCCAGGTCCTGGTAGAGCGAGGTCTGGGTGACGCCGACGGCGAAGCCGTCGATCTGGCCGATGCCCGCGCTGTTCCAGTAGAGGGCGCTGATGTCATCGGCCAGCGCAGAGTAGGCGCCTCCCAGCGCCTGGGCGCGGGCGCCCACGCCCAGGCTGAGGAAGGTGGCGCCGCGTGTTCCCGTGCGCGTGGTGGGCAGCGTCGGATCCGTGGTCAGGACGTCCTGCGCCCCGAGCGGCATCCCGCCCAGCGCCACCAGCGCCAGCACGAGCCAGGGTATACGCCTCATGAGCGGTCTCCTCTCGCGGTTAGCGGATAATGACGAACTTGCCCATCTTGCGCTGACCCTTGGACTCGATCACGAAGACGTAGAGTCCGTAGGCCAGCTCGAGCTGCTCCCGGCTCTGCATGTCCCAATCGAGATCGCCACCCTTGAGATCGTCCGCCGTGTAGTTGATCTCCTGGATGAACCGCCCGGCCAGGTCGAAGATGCGGATGCGGCCATCGGGCGGCAGATTGGTGAACTTCAGGACCCGGGCGCCCGCAGCGCGCTCGTAGCCCGAGGCGAAGATGTAGGGGTTGGGCACCACGTGGACGTTATCCAGATCCACGGTCCCGGCGGCCGCGACGTCCTGCGCGCTGACCGCGGGCACGACCTCGAAGCGCAGGTCCTCGCCGCCCCGGAAGGGCACGAAGTAATTCACCTGCTGCGTGGTGCCCGCGGCGCGGACGGCGGTGTAGCCGGAGTTGGATGTGCCGCCGAAGGTCGGGTCGCAGGAGTTGCGCACGTTGACGCAGCCCAGGACGACCTTGAAGGTGGCGACGGGTACGGTCTCCGTCTCCGGCTGACCGTTGGCGCCGATCACGGTGCGGCCCTGCGCATCCTTCTTCTCGCGTGTCACCGTTTCGACGAAGTGCAGCACGTCACCCGGCGCCCAGAAGCCAGCCGGGACAGCGACCCGCAGCGTGTCCGAGCCCTGGCCCATCAGGACGGAATCCTGGTGCTGGGTCACCAGCACGGTGACGTTGCGGCTGTTGAAGCTCAGGTTCTTGACCGAGAAGGGGAGGCTGTAGCTCTTCAGGTCCTTGGCGGCCAGGGTGACGGTCGCATCCGCCGCCTTGACCAGCTTGAGCAGGGTCGTGTCCGCACTGGACTTCGAGCCCTCGCCC
Coding sequences within it:
- a CDS encoding T9SS type A sorting domain-containing protein — protein: GEGSKSSADTTLLKLVKAADATVTLAAKDLKSYSLPFSVKNLSFNSRNVTVLVTQHQDSVLMGQGSDTLRVAVPAGFWAPGDVLHFVETVTREKKDAQGRTVIGANGQPETETVPVATFKVVLGCVNVRNSCDPTFGGTSNSGYTAVRAAGTTQQVNYFVPFRGGEDLRFEVVPAVSAQDVAAAGTVDLDNVHVVPNPYIFASGYERAAGARVLKFTNLPPDGRIRIFDLAGRFIQEINYTADDLKGGDLDWDMQSREQLELAYGLYVFVIESKGQRKMGKFVIIR
- a CDS encoding PorV/PorQ family protein codes for the protein MRRIPWLVLALVALGGMPLGAQDVLTTDPTLPTTRTGTRGATFLSLGVGARAQALGGAYSALADDISALYWNSAGIGQIDGFAVGVTQTSLYQDLDINHTFAGVVLPVGLSRLGISVNTLSSGEMPWTNEAFPNSGYMQANGRVGDTDPLRTDFEWRSLAVGAHFARPITDRLIVGGAVKYIEEGIPEAKADFLAFDLGTIFHTGLYGITLGASLQNVGSSGRMEGKELNRRISTGGSESQVGDFVRDIDLRAGTQEVQLPTAFRFSVVADLIGDAAAIIAPNPDQSLRLVWDLNDAIDTDLQTAVGFEYGFRNLAFLRVGKRWANEAQIERDFSHGAAFGGGVTLPLGGLGKLSFDYAYTDMADLENVQVFSLQLRF